One Primulina tabacum isolate GXHZ01 chromosome 10, ASM2559414v2, whole genome shotgun sequence DNA segment encodes these proteins:
- the LOC142505173 gene encoding putative NAD(P)H dehydrogenase (quinone) FQR1-like 2: MGKGGGCVPSKKKLPKPTTAAASSDDSLPESTSPPATNHVVSNESTTSTISDPTRNLKLFIVFYSMYGHVEGLARRMKRGVEMTPGVDAVLYRVPETLPDEVLCKMQAPPKDDSIPVIGSPDELATADGFLFGFPTRYGCMAAQMKAFFDSTGQLWREQKLAGKPAGFFVSTGTQGGGQETTAWTAITQLAHHGMLFIPIGYTFGGGMFKMDSIRGGTPYGAGVYAGDGTREPSETELSIAEHQGKYMADIVKRLAQS; the protein is encoded by the exons ATGGGAAAGGGTGGAGGCTGTGTTCCCAGCAAGAAAAAGCTTCCAAAACCCACAACCGCCGCTGCCTCCTCCGATGATAGCCTCCCGGAATCCACCTCTCCGCCTGCCACAAACCATGTCGTCAGCAATGAGTCCACCACCTCCACAATTTCAGATCCCACGCGGAATCTCAAGCTTTTTATAGTTTTTTACTCCATGTACGGTCACGTGGAGGGCCTTGCCCGGCGGATGAAACGAGGGGTTGAGATGACTCCCGGAGTAGATGCTGTGCTCTACCGTGTTCCCGAGACGCTACCCGACGAAGTACTTTGCAAAATGCAGGCTCCGCCGAAAGACGATTCGATCCCTGTGATCGGGTCTCCCGATGAATTGGCGACAGCTGATGGATTCTTATTCGGATTTCCCACAAGGTACGGGTGCATGGCTGCGCAAATGAAGGCTTTCTTTGATTCTACGGGACAGTTGTGGAGAGAGCAGAAGCTCGCTGGCAAGCCTGCTGGCTTCTTCGTCAGCACTGGAACTCAAGGTGGAGGCCAAGAGACTACTGC GTGGACAGCAATCACACAATTAGCTCATCATGGGATGCTGTTTATTCCCATTGGATACACTTTCGGAGGTGGTATGTTCAAAATGGATTCCATCAGAGGAGGTACTCCGTATGGTGCTGGAGTCTATGCAGGTGATGGCACGAGGGAACCAAGTGAAACAGAACTGTCCATTGCAGAACATCAAGGCAAATACATGGCTGATATTGTTAAGAGGCTTGCTCAGAGTTAA
- the LOC142505172 gene encoding uncharacterized protein LOC142505172 isoform X2: MEKSLHGSSRHDEVDFDLKEWGLKRRISRENTKSRRFSASNLTSFREDATSFRSNITISSTTSSPGYTPREEIDPSTYSFTTALKALQAKTIYTWEYLSPGEGYTLNSKWSEAEKYISNPLSGRVPLECLSAKTLSGRSFRSLTSRITMSAPLIYPSMNLQQPHCSNSIEKEQEKKISVQERLKTITTRDIGTQSTLVGLRSRSPSPIPTPSIEERSIKKSENEGGDSSVSSGKFTPDKECCCITWGAPVILNHRMVPRACAKCVLCGHTSGFHHVEVQKTREDVEFAQKKEGEEDRPSKARKKARTCSCFSLITRKRRMFEKTRRRS; the protein is encoded by the exons ATGGAGAAATCTCTTCACGGCTCAAGTCGACATGACGAGGTCGATTTCGACTTGAAAGAATGGGGCCTCAAGCGTCGAATCAGCCGAGAAAACACGAAGTCGAGAAGATTTTCAGCATCAAATCTAACAAGTTTCAGAGAAGACGCAACATCTTTCAGATCAAACATAACCATTTCCAGCACCACCTCTTCTCCGGGATACACACCACGGG AAGAAATCGACCCTTCCACTTATTCGTTCACCACGGCCTTAAAAG CTTTACAGGCAAAAACAATTTACACATGGGAATACCTTTCACCAGGTGAAGGCTACACTCTCAACTCCAAATGGAGTGAAGCTGAGAAATACATTTCCAACCCTTTATCAGGAAGAGTTCCATTGGAATGTTTATCTGCCAAAACATTGAGTGGAAGGTCGTTTCGTAGCTTAACAAGTCGAATCACGATGTCTGCTCCATTGATATATCCTTCGATGAATTTGCAGCAACCTCACTGCTCCAACTCCATTGAAAAGgagcaagaaaagaaaatcaGTGTCCAAG AGAGGTTGAAAACAATTACGACGAGAGACATCGGGACACAAAGCACTCTGGTTGGTCTTAGATCGAGAAGCCCGAGTCCGATTCCCACCCCTTCCATCGAAGAAAGATCAATAAAGAAGAGTGAAAATGAGGGTGGGGACTCATCTGTTTCCAGTGGGAAATTTACACCGGACAAGGAG TGCTGCTGTATTACGTGGGGAGCTCCTGTGATTTTGAATCATAGAATGGTCCCTCGAGCATGTGCCAAGTGCGTGTTATGTGGTCATACTTCTGGATTTCATCAT GTAGAAGTGCAAAAAACGAGGGAGGATGTTGAATTCGCACAAAAAAAAGAAGGAGAAGAAGATAGGCCGAGTAAAGCAAGAAAGAAAGCGCGTACGTGCAGTTGTTTCTCTTTAATCACGAGAAAGAGAA GAATGTTTGaaaaaacaagaagaagaagCTAA
- the LOC142505172 gene encoding uncharacterized protein LOC142505172 isoform X3: MEKSLHGSSRHDEVDFDLKEWGLKRRISRENTKSRRFSASNLTSFREDATSFRSNITISSTTSSPGYTPREEIDPSTYSFTTALKALQAKTIYTWEYLSPGEGYTLNSKWSEAEKYISNPLSGRVPLECLSAKTLSGRSFRSLTSRITMSAPLIYPSMNLQQPHCSNSIEKEQEKKISVQERLKTITTRDIGTQSTLVGLRSRSPSPIPTPSIEERSIKKSENEGGDSSVSSGKFTPDKEVEVQKTREDVEFAQKKEGEEDRPSKARKKARTCSCFSLITRKRSKSKPTKNTTTLHFVKACYV, from the exons ATGGAGAAATCTCTTCACGGCTCAAGTCGACATGACGAGGTCGATTTCGACTTGAAAGAATGGGGCCTCAAGCGTCGAATCAGCCGAGAAAACACGAAGTCGAGAAGATTTTCAGCATCAAATCTAACAAGTTTCAGAGAAGACGCAACATCTTTCAGATCAAACATAACCATTTCCAGCACCACCTCTTCTCCGGGATACACACCACGGG AAGAAATCGACCCTTCCACTTATTCGTTCACCACGGCCTTAAAAG CTTTACAGGCAAAAACAATTTACACATGGGAATACCTTTCACCAGGTGAAGGCTACACTCTCAACTCCAAATGGAGTGAAGCTGAGAAATACATTTCCAACCCTTTATCAGGAAGAGTTCCATTGGAATGTTTATCTGCCAAAACATTGAGTGGAAGGTCGTTTCGTAGCTTAACAAGTCGAATCACGATGTCTGCTCCATTGATATATCCTTCGATGAATTTGCAGCAACCTCACTGCTCCAACTCCATTGAAAAGgagcaagaaaagaaaatcaGTGTCCAAG AGAGGTTGAAAACAATTACGACGAGAGACATCGGGACACAAAGCACTCTGGTTGGTCTTAGATCGAGAAGCCCGAGTCCGATTCCCACCCCTTCCATCGAAGAAAGATCAATAAAGAAGAGTGAAAATGAGGGTGGGGACTCATCTGTTTCCAGTGGGAAATTTACACCGGACAAGGAG GTAGAAGTGCAAAAAACGAGGGAGGATGTTGAATTCGCACAAAAAAAAGAAGGAGAAGAAGATAGGCCGAGTAAAGCAAGAAAGAAAGCGCGTACGTGCAGTTGTTTCTCTTTAATCACGAGAAAGAGAAGTAAGAGCAAACCCACAAAAAATACTACCACTCTTCACTTCGTTAAAGCTTGCTATGTCTAA
- the LOC142505172 gene encoding uncharacterized protein LOC142505172 isoform X1 — MEKSLHGSSRHDEVDFDLKEWGLKRRISRENTKSRRFSASNLTSFREDATSFRSNITISSTTSSPGYTPREEIDPSTYSFTTALKALQAKTIYTWEYLSPGEGYTLNSKWSEAEKYISNPLSGRVPLECLSAKTLSGRSFRSLTSRITMSAPLIYPSMNLQQPHCSNSIEKEQEKKISVQERLKTITTRDIGTQSTLVGLRSRSPSPIPTPSIEERSIKKSENEGGDSSVSSGKFTPDKECCCITWGAPVILNHRMVPRACAKCVLCGHTSGFHHVEVQKTREDVEFAQKKEGEEDRPSKARKKARTCSCFSLITRKRSKSKPTKNTTTLHFVKACYV; from the exons ATGGAGAAATCTCTTCACGGCTCAAGTCGACATGACGAGGTCGATTTCGACTTGAAAGAATGGGGCCTCAAGCGTCGAATCAGCCGAGAAAACACGAAGTCGAGAAGATTTTCAGCATCAAATCTAACAAGTTTCAGAGAAGACGCAACATCTTTCAGATCAAACATAACCATTTCCAGCACCACCTCTTCTCCGGGATACACACCACGGG AAGAAATCGACCCTTCCACTTATTCGTTCACCACGGCCTTAAAAG CTTTACAGGCAAAAACAATTTACACATGGGAATACCTTTCACCAGGTGAAGGCTACACTCTCAACTCCAAATGGAGTGAAGCTGAGAAATACATTTCCAACCCTTTATCAGGAAGAGTTCCATTGGAATGTTTATCTGCCAAAACATTGAGTGGAAGGTCGTTTCGTAGCTTAACAAGTCGAATCACGATGTCTGCTCCATTGATATATCCTTCGATGAATTTGCAGCAACCTCACTGCTCCAACTCCATTGAAAAGgagcaagaaaagaaaatcaGTGTCCAAG AGAGGTTGAAAACAATTACGACGAGAGACATCGGGACACAAAGCACTCTGGTTGGTCTTAGATCGAGAAGCCCGAGTCCGATTCCCACCCCTTCCATCGAAGAAAGATCAATAAAGAAGAGTGAAAATGAGGGTGGGGACTCATCTGTTTCCAGTGGGAAATTTACACCGGACAAGGAG TGCTGCTGTATTACGTGGGGAGCTCCTGTGATTTTGAATCATAGAATGGTCCCTCGAGCATGTGCCAAGTGCGTGTTATGTGGTCATACTTCTGGATTTCATCAT GTAGAAGTGCAAAAAACGAGGGAGGATGTTGAATTCGCACAAAAAAAAGAAGGAGAAGAAGATAGGCCGAGTAAAGCAAGAAAGAAAGCGCGTACGTGCAGTTGTTTCTCTTTAATCACGAGAAAGAGAAGTAAGAGCAAACCCACAAAAAATACTACCACTCTTCACTTCGTTAAAGCTTGCTATGTCTAA
- the LOC142506074 gene encoding membrane protein PM19L-like, producing MAVGNGGRRLMGPLLTVNFVVYLIVVGLAGWSLDKYIDGEQNHPHLGGNPSTILLLIFALIAGTMGICSVFQGYMQARVWNSVGLASAATSAIISLGITALAFGLVCKQIIMGGHRGKRLQTLEAFIAISGLSQLLYLLLLHAGIFNSRYGPTYQG from the exons ATGGCGGTTGGAAATGGTGGAAGAAGGTTGATGGGACCTCTGCTGACAGTGAATTTCGTGGTGTATTTGATTGTTGTGGGGCTGGCTGGTTGGTCTCTCGACAAATACATCGATGGAGAGCAGAATCATCCCC ACCTGGGTGGAAATCCTTCGACGATTTTGCTTCTCATATTTGCGTTGATCGCTGGTACGATGGGGATATGCTCGGTGTTTCAGGGATACATGCAAGCTCGTGTATGGAACAGTGTTGGACTCGCAAGTGCTGCAACATCCGCAATCATCTCACTGGGGATTACTGCTCTGGCTTTTGG TCTTGTTTGCAAGCAAATCATAATGGGAGGACACAGGGGTAAACGCTTG CAAACGCTGGAAGCGTTTATTGCGATATCAGGACTCAGCCAACTACTCTACCTGCTGCTTCTGCACGCTGGAATATTTAACAGCAGATACGGGCCGACTTACCAAGGTTAA
- the LOC142506073 gene encoding ultraviolet-B receptor UVR8-like, with amino-acid sequence MASKTVVIAWGSGEDGQMGIGNSEEKEWVCAISALGSSNVCSVVAGSRNSLAICDDGKVAAGGTHSVIFTREGDVWTWGQPWPPGDIKQISTPVRVQGLDSVRLIAVGAFHNLALLDDGTLMAWGNNEYGQLGTGDTQPRSQPIPVQGLSDLTLVNIAAGGWHSTALTDDGEVYAWGRGEHGKLGFGDDKSSKMVPQRVQLLVGEDIVQVSCGGTHSVALTWDGRMYSFGRGDHGRLGYGRKVTTGHPAEVPIAIPPPKSISVSAAKGRWCAKLVACGGRHTLAIAEWHVSETDQVL; translated from the exons ATGGCCTCCAAAACTGTTGTCATTGCTTG GGGTTCTGGAGAAGATGGGCAGATGGGAATTGGAAACAGTGAGGAGAAAGAATGGGTTTGTGCCATTTCTGCTCTGGGTTCTAGCAACGTTTGCTCCGTCGTGGCCGGCAGCCGCAACTCCCTTGCTATATGTGATGACGGAAAG GTAGCTGCTGGTGGCACTCATTCTGTTATTTTTACCCGAGAAGGAGATGTATGGACATGGGGTCAACCATGGCCTCCTGGAGACAT AAAGCAAATTTCAACCCCAGTGCGAGTGCAAGGTCTTGATAGTGTTAGGTTAATTGCAGTTGGTGCCTTTCATAATTTAGCCCTTCTTGATGATGGAACTTTGATGGCTTGGGGCAATAATGAGTATGGTCAGCTTGGAACTGGTGATACCCAACCAAGATCACAACCTATTCCTGTCCAGGGCCTCTCTGATCTTACTTTG GTTAATATTGCTGCTGGAGGATGGCATTCTACTGCATTGACTGATGATGGAGAG GTGTATGCTTGGGGCAGAGGAGAGCACGGAAAACTTGGATTCGGAGATGACAAGAGCAGCAAAATGGTTCCTCAAAGGGTTCAACTTTTAGTGGGCGAGGACATTGTTCAG GTTTCTTGTGGAGGTACTCACTCCGTTGCATTAACGTGGGATGGCCGCATGTATTCA TTTGGACGAGGGGACCATGGACGTTTGGGATATGGACGAAAGGTGACCACAGGACATCCAGCTGAAGTTCCCATAGCAATTCCACCTCCTAAGAGCATCAGTGTCAGTGCAGCTAAGGGCCGGTGGTGTGCTAAACTAGTTGCTTGTGGTGGCCGTCACACACTGGCAATAGCCGAATGGCACGTTTCTGAAACTGATCAGGTACTCTGA